The Lactuca sativa cultivar Salinas chromosome 2, Lsat_Salinas_v11, whole genome shotgun sequence genome includes a window with the following:
- the LOC111887870 gene encoding auxin-responsive protein SAUR21, protein MGILMPQIIQARQILKRSLSNGTRTTETDLPKGYFAVYVGEQEKKRFVIPVSLLSRPSFQDLLRETEEEFGYDHPMGGLTIRCSEQTFYDLASGLGAF, encoded by the coding sequence ATGGGTATTCTTATGCCTCAGATCATTCAAGCAAGACAGATACTAAAACGGTCTTTGTCAAATGGAACCCGCACAACAGAAACGGATCTACCGAAAGGATATTTTGCAGTTTATGTTGGAGAGCAAGAAAAGAAGCGTTTTGTGATTCCTGTGTCATTGTTAAGCCGGCCTTCATTTCAGGACTTATTACGTGAGACGGAGGAAGAGTTTGGATATGACCATCCAATGGGCGGCCTAACAATCCGGTGTAGTGAGCAGACATTCTATGATCTTGCAAGTGGCCTGGGAGCATTTTGA
- the LOC111887880 gene encoding auxin-responsive protein SAUR21, whose amino-acid sequence MGIRMPRIIQARQILKRSLSNGTRTTDTDLPKGYFAVYVGEQEKKRYVIPVSLLSQPSFQDLLRETEEEFGYDHPMGGLTIRCSEQTFYDLASGLGAF is encoded by the coding sequence ATGGGTATTCGTATGCCTCGGATCATTCAAGCAAGACAGATACTAAAACGGTCTTTGTCAAATGGAACCCGCACAACAGACACGGATCTACCCAAAGGATATTTTGCAGTTTATGTTGGAGAGCAAGAAAAGAAGCGTTATGTGATTCCTGTGTCATTGTTAAGCCAGCCTTCATTTCAGGACTTATTACGTGAGACGGAGGAAGAGTTTGGATATGACCATCCAATGGGCGGCCTAACAATCCGGTGTAGTGAGCAGACATTCTATGATCTTGCAAGTGGCCTAGGAGCATTTTGA
- the LOC111887891 gene encoding auxin-induced protein 15A, which produces MGIRMPQIIQARQILKRSLSNGTRTTETDLPKGYFAVYVGEQEKKRFVIPVSLLSQPSFQDLLRETEEEFGYDHPMGGLTIRCSEQTFYDLASGLGAF; this is translated from the coding sequence ATGGGTATTCGTATGCCTCAGATCATTCAAGCAAGACAGATACTAAAACGGTCTTTGTCAAATGGAACCCGCACAACAGAAACGGATCTACCGAAAGGATATTTTGCAGTTTATGTTGGAGAGCAAGAAAAGAAGCGTTTTGTGATTCCTGTGTCATTGTTAAGCCAGCCTTCATTTCAGGACTTATTACGTGAGACGGAGGAAGAGTTTGGATATGACCATCCAATGGGCGGCCTAACAATCCGGTGTAGTGAGCAGACATTCTATGATCTTGCAAGTGGCCTGGGAGCATTTTGA
- the LOC128132194 gene encoding auxin-responsive protein SAUR21-like, which produces MGIHMPRIIQARQILKRSLSNGTRTTETDLPKGYFAVYVGEQEKKRFVIPVSLLSQPSFQDLLRETEEEFGYDHPMGGLTIRCSEQTFYDLASGLGAF; this is translated from the coding sequence ATGGGTATTCATATGCCTCGGATCATTCAAGCAAGACAGATACTAAAACGGTCTTTGTCAAATGGAACCCGCACAACAGAAACGGATCTACCGAAAGGATATTTTGCAGTTTATGTTGGAGAGCAAGAAAAGAAGCGTTTTGTGATTCCTGTGTCATTGTTAAGCCAGCCTTCATTTCAGGACTTATTACGTGAGACGGAGGAAGAGTTTGGATATGACCATCCAATGGGCGGCCTAACAATCCGGTGTAGTGAGCAGACATTCTATGATCTTGCAAGTGGCCTAGGAGCATTTTGA
- the LOC111887899 gene encoding auxin-responsive protein SAUR21, which translates to MGIHMPRIIQARQILKRSLSNGTRTTETDLPKGYFAVYVGEQEKKRFVIPVSLLSQPSFQDLLRETEEEFGYDHPMGGLTIRCSEQTFYDLASGLGAF; encoded by the coding sequence ATGGGTATTCATATGCCTCGGATCATTCAAGCAAGACAGATACTAAAACGGTCTTTGTCAAATGGAACCCGCACAACAGAAACGGATCTACCGAAAGGATATTTTGCAGTTTATGTTGGAGAGCAAGAAAAGAAGCGTTTTGTGATTCCTGTGTCATTGTTAAGCCAGCCTTCATTTCAGGACTTATTACGTGAGACGGAGGAAGAGTTTGGATATGACCATCCAATGGGCGGCCTAACAATCCGGTGTAGTGAGCAGACATTCTATGATCTTGCAAGTGGCCTGGGAGCATTTTGA